In Micromonospora sp. LH3U1, one genomic interval encodes:
- a CDS encoding C39 family peptidase → MNPIVQKSGLSVVGLLVAGGCALGPAVAAQAAPVQVAPTSSSQTDRSAERILGIDYQAQPNFYYCGPAATRIALSAQGKALSQDKVAQLLGTTEAGTPSALDTTRVLNELTGGKYRTTEIRDSVARPDQVEQLRRDVLAAVDAGRPVVANIKGTTVDTDGNPHSYEGGHYLTLVGYRDGGDTIRVADPADPALGEYWMSLPKVANWIAERGYSS, encoded by the coding sequence ATGAACCCGATCGTCCAGAAGAGTGGTCTGTCCGTTGTCGGCCTGCTGGTCGCCGGCGGCTGCGCCCTCGGTCCGGCGGTAGCCGCACAGGCCGCCCCGGTGCAGGTCGCCCCGACCTCGTCGAGCCAGACCGACCGGTCCGCGGAGCGGATCCTCGGCATCGACTACCAGGCCCAGCCGAACTTCTACTACTGCGGCCCGGCCGCGACCCGGATCGCGTTGTCCGCCCAGGGCAAGGCGCTCTCCCAGGACAAGGTGGCCCAACTGCTCGGCACCACCGAGGCGGGCACCCCTTCGGCCCTGGACACCACCCGGGTGCTGAACGAACTGACCGGCGGCAAGTACCGCACCACCGAGATCCGTGACTCGGTGGCCCGCCCGGATCAGGTCGAACAGCTACGCCGGGACGTGCTGGCCGCGGTGGACGCCGGCCGACCGGTGGTCGCCAACATCAAGGGCACGACCGTGGACACCGACGGCAACCCGCACTCGTACGAGGGCGGCCACTACCTGACCCTCGTCGGCTACCGCGATGGTGGCGACACCATTCGGGTCGCCGACCCGGCGGACCCGGCGCTGGGCGAGTACTGGATGAGCCTGCCGAAGGTCGCCAACTGGATCGCGGAGCGCGGCTACTCCTCCTGA
- a CDS encoding antitoxin, which produces MDKAKDFADKHDKQVDQGAEKAGDMADKRTGGKYDDQIDKGVDQAQARTGEGDQVR; this is translated from the coding sequence ATGGACAAGGCCAAGGACTTCGCCGACAAGCACGACAAGCAGGTCGACCAGGGTGCGGAGAAGGCTGGCGACATGGCCGACAAGCGCACCGGCGGCAAGTACGACGACCAGATCGACAAGGGCGTCGACCAGGCCCAGGCGCGCACCGGTGAGGGCGACCAGGTCCGCTGA
- a CDS encoding hemerythrin domain-containing protein gives MSNPQTADDHDVVDILIADHREVETLFVELETRRGTPEHRRQLLDVVIAELVRHSVAEEAYVYPIARKALPDGNEIADREIAEHADAERTMKELESIDSSDPRFDELLTHLTSTIRQHVREEENELFPRLRAATAREELIDVADKVTAVKKIGPTRPHPGAPDHPPANRLLAPGIGLVDRLRDALSGRPTSMDELRDKRR, from the coding sequence ATGAGCAACCCGCAGACCGCCGACGACCACGACGTCGTCGACATCCTGATCGCCGACCACCGTGAGGTCGAGACACTCTTCGTCGAATTGGAGACTCGGCGCGGCACCCCCGAGCACCGCCGCCAACTCCTCGACGTGGTGATCGCCGAACTCGTCCGCCACTCGGTGGCGGAGGAGGCGTACGTCTATCCGATCGCCCGCAAGGCGCTGCCCGACGGCAACGAGATCGCCGACCGTGAGATCGCGGAGCACGCCGACGCCGAGCGGACCATGAAGGAGTTGGAGTCGATTGACTCGTCCGACCCTCGCTTCGACGAGCTGCTGACCCACCTGACCAGCACCATCCGACAGCACGTGCGGGAGGAGGAGAACGAACTCTTTCCTCGGCTGCGCGCGGCGACAGCCCGGGAGGAGCTGATCGATGTGGCCGACAAGGTGACGGCGGTCAAGAAGATCGGCCCGACCCGGCCACACCCGGGAGCACCTGACCACCCGCCGGCGAACAGGCTGCTCGCCCCCGGCATCGGTCTGGTCGACCGGCTGCGCGACGCGCTGAGCGGCAGACCCACCTCGATGGACGAGCTACGCGACAAGCGGCGCTGA
- a CDS encoding FUSC family protein: protein MVPVVSVEPDRHDCPAAAGVTAAMADDRSPAGRDQSRLNEAAERSGDAVQRVRHRSGQAGRIRARQWEVTLVISIQAGLAAAIAALLAKNLLGPGSHVFAPAAAVGTIATAIGQRARRTFELLGGVSLGIVIGDTLRFILGSGPWQTGVVVALAIAAALLVAGKGGPLVGQAGGTAVLIATLAPMDRGLEVPRIFDALVGGAVGLVVVALLLPINPMRVLDRAAAPIYAILSEQLAELAQAMRERDVDRMMRVLERLRGTEDDLGRLHDALSGAEEVVTIAPARWHRRQQYHRYARSADHLERLLLDSRAMARWSVTALQYNEPIPPELPDAMGRLGQAVTEMRTERKVGDDPQRTRRLVEQCAELAGRAAAKGLESFGDSLVTGLRTAASDLLRASGCEPDDANRIVRRAANAGGAAVHPLVRLQLHRARPTRAARVRRRAHLAARMHPQDGPASQEGRPAR, encoded by the coding sequence GTGGTGCCTGTGGTGTCGGTGGAGCCGGATCGGCACGACTGCCCCGCTGCTGCCGGGGTAACCGCCGCCATGGCCGACGACCGCTCACCCGCCGGCCGCGACCAGTCGCGGCTCAACGAGGCCGCCGAGCGGAGCGGCGACGCGGTCCAGCGGGTGCGGCATCGCAGCGGGCAGGCCGGCCGGATCCGGGCCCGGCAGTGGGAGGTCACCCTGGTGATCTCGATCCAGGCCGGGCTGGCCGCGGCGATCGCCGCGCTGCTCGCCAAGAACCTACTCGGCCCCGGATCGCACGTCTTCGCTCCCGCAGCCGCCGTCGGTACGATCGCCACCGCCATCGGGCAGCGCGCCCGACGCACGTTCGAGCTGCTGGGCGGTGTCTCCCTGGGCATCGTCATCGGTGACACGCTGCGTTTCATCCTGGGCTCGGGTCCGTGGCAGACCGGCGTGGTGGTCGCTCTGGCCATCGCCGCCGCACTGCTGGTCGCCGGTAAGGGAGGTCCGTTGGTCGGTCAGGCCGGCGGTACCGCCGTGCTGATCGCCACGCTGGCCCCGATGGACCGCGGCCTGGAGGTGCCCCGGATCTTCGACGCCCTCGTCGGCGGGGCGGTTGGCCTGGTGGTGGTCGCGCTGTTGTTGCCGATCAATCCGATGCGAGTGCTCGACCGGGCCGCGGCGCCGATCTACGCGATCCTCAGCGAGCAACTCGCCGAGCTGGCGCAGGCGATGCGGGAGCGCGACGTCGACCGGATGATGCGCGTCCTGGAACGGCTCCGTGGCACCGAGGATGATCTGGGTCGGCTGCACGATGCGCTGAGCGGGGCGGAGGAGGTGGTGACGATCGCTCCGGCCCGCTGGCATCGCCGGCAGCAGTACCACCGGTACGCCCGCAGCGCGGATCACCTGGAACGGCTGCTGCTGGACAGCCGCGCCATGGCTCGCTGGTCGGTGACCGCGTTGCAGTACAACGAGCCGATCCCACCTGAACTGCCGGACGCGATGGGCCGGTTGGGTCAGGCGGTGACGGAGATGCGTACGGAGCGCAAGGTCGGTGACGACCCCCAGCGCACCCGCCGGTTGGTCGAGCAGTGCGCCGAGTTGGCCGGACGCGCCGCCGCGAAGGGGCTCGAGTCGTTCGGCGATTCGCTCGTCACCGGCCTGCGTACCGCCGCCAGCGACCTGCTCCGGGCATCGGGCTGTGAACCTGACGACGCCAATCGGATCGTGCGCCGGGCGGCCAACGCGGGCGGGGCGGCCGTCCACCCGCTGGTCCGGCTGCAGCTGCATCGAGCCCGTCCGACGCGGGCCGCCCGAGTTCGTCGACGTGCGCACCTTGCTGCCCGGATGCATCCGCAGGACGGGCCGGCCTCCCAGGAAGGGAGACCGGCCCGGTGA